One part of the Dermacentor andersoni chromosome 2, qqDerAnde1_hic_scaffold, whole genome shotgun sequence genome encodes these proteins:
- the LOC126540888 gene encoding acetylcholinesterase-like has translation MTWSSCMYLPILLQQQLVDAGGLCVCSLGQLALQAASSSGCCRGVLRGCCRLEWAPFPRRHIAQTNSEDDCLYLNVWQPLLEEEEDGGNAGCGICGRSPLLPAVVVLHGGRFQYGGGGGPYTFYDGKYLAAAWRAVVVVPAYRVGAFGFLNAALQPDEAPGNVGIRDQMVALQWVRDNIHRFGASPFQVTLLGHEAGAASVGYHLLSNRSTVYFQRAVMMAGSPYAPYPDNSGSAAERNVRALARELRCPDSSAGRAAVDCLRSRSVRATLEAADGAGIEFGPSFLSPQTVTHEHQLAENAVVPEKPPNMRARFRPLDFIAGYTSNEGGPYVVEMLRRSRLHFSDETSGRDVLGPLVDWLRRHGVPEPHEVLDFYGLHAQQFAAARGVSVLASLDELLGDMHVYCPVNFMIEEAAALGSRVFTYEFTHLPYYRWWTRWKGVPQLLDLVYASGLVRAIQHEYGLDHRELRFSQYMATMFAGFVWNGEPPPATNWTRWETFHRGPLVFAGSENSSYTKAASMPHETNCAFWRTFLHPQVTSAATTMRI, from the exons ATGACCTGGTCAAGTTGCATGTACCTGCCTatcttgctgcagcagcagctggtggACGCTGGTGGCCTGTGCGTTTGCAGCCTCGGCCAGCTGGCCCTGCAGGCTGCATCATCAAGTGGCTGTTGCCGAGGTGTCCTGCGGGGCTGCTGCCGA CTGGAGTGGGCTCCGTTCCCGCGTCGGCACATCGCGCAGACCAACAGCGAGGACGACTGCCTCTACCTGAACGTGTGGCAGCCGCtcctcgaggaggaggaggatggcgGTAACGCCGGGTGTGGCATCTGCGGCCGCTCTCCACTGCTACCGGCCGTGGTCGTGCTGCACGGCGGCCGCTTCCAGTATGGCGGCGGCGGTGGGCCATACACCTTCTACGACGGAAAGTACCTCGCCGCGGCGTGGCGCGCCGTGGTCGTGGTGCCGGCGTACCGGGTGGGCGCCTTCGGTTTCCTCAATGCAGCGCTGCAACCGGACGAGGCCCCTGGCAATGTCGGTATCAGGGATCAGATGGTCGCTCTGCAGTGGGTGCGCGACAACATACATCGATTTGGAGCCTCACCCTTCCAG GTAACCCTTCTGGGCCATGAAGCGGGAGCTGCGTCCGTGGGCTACCACCTGCTGTCCAACCGGAGTACCGTGTACTTTCAGCGGGCGGTGATGATGGCCGGTTCACCGTACGCTCCTTACCCCGACAACAGCGGCAGTGCCGCCGAGCGCAACGTGCGCGCGCTGGCCAGGGAGCTGCGTTGTCCGGATTCATCGGCCGGAAGGGCCGCCGTCGACTGCCTCAGGTCGCGCTCCGTAAGGGCCACTCTCGAAGCAGCCGACGGCGCCGGCATCGAGTTCGGGCCTAGTTTCCTCTCCCCTCAAACAG TCACGCACGAGCACCAACTGGCAGAAAATGCCGTGGTGCCAGAGAAGCCCCCCAACATGCGCGCGCGCTTCAGGCCCCTGGATTTTATTGCGGGCTACACCAGCAACGAGGGCGGTCCATATGTGGTCGAGATGTTACGACGTTCGCGACTGCACTTCAGCGACGAGACCAGCGGGCGAGATGTGCTAGGCCCACTCGTTGACTGGCTCCGGAGGCACGGAGTGCCGGAACCGCACGAGGTGCTCGACTTCTACGGTCTGCACGCGCAGCAGTTCGCGGCCGCTAGGGGCGTCAGCGTGCTCGCGTCCCTAGACGAGCTGCTGGGCGACATGCACGTCTACTGCCCGGTTAACTTCATGatcgaagaggcagcggcgcttGGCAGCCGCGTGTTCACGTACGAGTTCACGCACCTTCCTTACTACCGCTGGTGGACCCGCTGGAAGGGAGTTCCCCAGCTGTTGGACCTGGTCTACGCGTCCGGCTTGGTGCGCGCCATCCAGCACGAGTATGGGCTCGACCACAGGGAGCTGCGCTTCTCGCAGTACATGGCCACCATGTTCGCGGGATTCGTCTGGAACGG TGAGCCACCACCGGCGACCAACTGGACCCGCTGGGAGACCTTCCATCGAGGTCCACTAGTCTTTGCGGGCAGCGAGAACAGCAGCTATACAAAAGCGGCTTCAATGCCTCACGAGACAAACTGTGCCTTCTGGAGGACGTTCCTCCACCCTCAAGTCACAAGTGCAGCTACGACTATGAGGATATAG